The following proteins come from a genomic window of Nautilia profundicola AmH:
- a CDS encoding aspartate/glutamate racemase family protein gives MKTCGLIGGMSWESSAEYYKIINEEINKKLGNLHSGKIILYSVDFEEIALQQKNGDWQGSAKILANAAKSLEKAGADFIMITTNTMHKVADYVKNSINLPLIDIRDATAEAVKKAGVDNVLLLGTKFTMEDDFYVEYLKRKDLNVTVPNLEHRNFIHKVIFDELCLGITKDNSKKEFLKIINSYNVDGVILGCTEIGLLVNQNDLNIKVFDTTPIHAKKAVELML, from the coding sequence ATGAAAACTTGCGGACTTATAGGTGGAATGAGCTGGGAGAGCAGTGCAGAATACTATAAAATTATTAACGAAGAGATAAATAAAAAACTCGGCAACCTCCACAGCGGTAAAATTATACTTTACAGTGTTGATTTTGAAGAAATAGCTTTACAACAAAAAAACGGTGATTGGCAGGGAAGCGCCAAAATACTTGCAAACGCAGCCAAATCTCTCGAAAAAGCCGGTGCGGATTTCATTATGATTACTACAAATACAATGCATAAAGTAGCAGATTATGTAAAAAATTCTATTAATTTACCGCTAATAGACATCAGAGACGCAACTGCCGAAGCTGTTAAAAAAGCAGGTGTTGATAATGTGCTTCTTTTAGGTACAAAGTTTACAATGGAAGATGATTTTTATGTTGAGTATTTAAAAAGAAAAGATTTAAATGTAACCGTTCCGAATTTAGAGCATAGAAATTTTATTCATAAGGTAATTTTTGATGAATTGTGTCTTGGGATTACAAAAGATAATTCAAAAAAAGAGTTTTTAAAAATTATTAATTCTTATAATGTTGACGGTGTGATATTAGGATGTACCGAAATTGGTCTTCTTGTTAATCAAAACGATCTAAATATAAAAGTGTTTGACACAACTCCTATACACGCCAAAAAAGCGGTTGAATTGATGCTTTAG
- a CDS encoding M16 family metallopeptidase produces MIIFEQDNLGRSIIEIVVKDSGSIFAKEGVAYFLSHLFNTKGNKDKKEKFYSVLEQDGIEFHTSVNREFFTFSIKFLNEKQKKAVSLLQSIITSPNISQESFEKSKNEISAKIKNKQNDHDYIASKNLFKTIFKNTPLQYPVMGESVDNIDIDDVIAFYNTLFKKEIVIINGGKKTDLSDIISLFKSVKQKNPTFKPTPQNNIKELKNVEQSYIHFASPFEVDYKKELHLAKIATFILGAGGFGSRMMEEIRVKRGYAYSAYTNNAFRKTYKLLSGYLQTKLENTDDAITIVKDIIDDFQKNGITQEELNQAKQFLIGSEPLRNETLNQRLLKKFNEHYLSLPEGYYEKELNLIRDTSLNDVNDFIKSHPEIKNLTFSIVTKE; encoded by the coding sequence ATGATAATTTTCGAACAAGACAATTTAGGCAGGAGTATAATTGAAATAGTTGTTAAAGATTCTGGAAGCATATTTGCAAAAGAAGGTGTAGCATATTTTTTAAGCCATCTTTTTAACACAAAAGGAAATAAAGATAAAAAAGAAAAATTTTACTCTGTCTTAGAACAAGACGGCATAGAATTTCATACAAGTGTCAATAGGGAATTTTTTACTTTTTCCATTAAATTTCTCAATGAAAAACAAAAAAAAGCCGTTTCCTTATTACAATCCATTATTACATCACCAAACATCTCACAAGAATCTTTTGAAAAATCAAAAAATGAGATTTCGGCAAAAATAAAAAACAAACAAAACGATCATGACTATATAGCTTCAAAAAATCTTTTTAAAACAATATTCAAAAATACACCCCTACAATATCCGGTAATGGGAGAAAGTGTCGATAATATTGACATTGATGATGTTATAGCCTTTTATAACACCCTTTTTAAAAAAGAAATTGTAATTATAAATGGTGGTAAAAAAACTGACCTCTCCGATATAATCTCACTTTTTAAATCTGTAAAACAAAAAAATCCGACTTTTAAACCTACTCCTCAAAATAATATAAAAGAGCTAAAAAATGTTGAACAAAGTTATATACATTTTGCTTCACCATTTGAGGTTGATTACAAAAAAGAATTACATCTTGCAAAAATAGCGACCTTCATACTCGGAGCCGGAGGATTTGGAAGCAGAATGATGGAAGAAATAAGGGTAAAAAGAGGCTATGCTTATTCTGCGTATACTAATAACGCTTTTAGAAAAACTTATAAACTATTAAGCGGATATCTACAAACCAAACTTGAAAACACCGATGATGCAATCACTATAGTAAAAGATATTATTGACGATTTTCAAAAAAACGGTATTACACAAGAAGAGCTAAATCAGGCGAAACAGTTTTTAATTGGCAGTGAACCGTTAAGAAATGAAACTTTAAACCAAAGACTTTTAAAAAAATTCAATGAACATTATTTATCGCTTCCCGAGGGATATTACGAAAAAGAACTTAATCTTATACGAGATACATCACTTAATGATGTTAACGACTTTATAAAATCACATCCTGAAATAAAAAACCTTACATTCTCAATCGTTACGAAAGAGTGA
- the recG gene encoding ATP-dependent DNA helicase RecG, producing MTKEDLEKLKKIGVKSPLELALIKPKEYEDNYLYSYIIPGSQAFEAEILEVKKSPKVTRIKFYLKNINQIIWGVFFQFKKWHESVFKTGNTIFIRGEIKNHQIVQPKPITRINEITPIYKTNLNIRSLRALIKKYVTLENLSILPEKIAKTLFFMHFPQTKEHIQEKEILYALKWAEIFNYLNKLKNKKRILPSVSINANPEPFISSLPFKLTKDQIKVINDIKNDISNTNQARRVVIGDVGSGKTIVMLATAYMAEKSIIMCPTSILANQIYEEANKYLNGQWKTKNSEAFKITLVTQKSKFTEEDIQNSNLLIGTHALLYQNLPQVNVVMVDEQHRFGTNQRAMLEKLTSNGNRVPHYFQFSATPIPRTQALIMSSFVNVSLIKELPFKKDIDTYIISKEDFKSLIAHIQNEIAKGNQIVVVYPLVEESDNFNYQSIEEGKDFWLKYFDGVYITHGKDKNKEEVLVEFREKGNILITTTVIEVGISLPRLTTIVIVGAERLGLATLHQLRGRVGRYGQKGYCFLYTNDKNNKRLEAFANTLDGFKIAELDLEFRKSGDLLDGKAQSGESFKYFDEVKDLHILEDVKRYIG from the coding sequence ATGACTAAAGAAGATCTTGAAAAATTAAAAAAGATCGGGGTGAAATCTCCCCTTGAACTTGCTTTAATAAAACCCAAAGAATATGAAGACAATTATTTATATTCTTATATAATACCTGGATCACAGGCTTTTGAAGCAGAAATTCTTGAAGTAAAAAAATCTCCTAAAGTAACAAGAATAAAGTTTTATCTTAAAAATATAAATCAAATAATCTGGGGTGTTTTTTTTCAATTTAAAAAATGGCATGAATCTGTTTTTAAAACAGGTAATACCATTTTTATAAGAGGCGAAATTAAAAATCATCAAATTGTTCAGCCAAAACCGATTACCAGAATAAATGAAATAACACCCATCTATAAAACCAATCTAAATATTAGAAGCCTCAGAGCCTTAATAAAAAAATACGTAACACTTGAAAATCTCTCTATTTTACCTGAGAAAATAGCAAAAACTCTTTTTTTTATGCATTTCCCACAAACTAAGGAGCATATACAAGAAAAAGAAATACTTTATGCTCTCAAATGGGCGGAAATATTTAATTACCTAAACAAACTTAAAAACAAAAAAAGAATTTTGCCGTCAGTATCTATAAATGCTAATCCTGAACCTTTTATCAGTTCACTCCCTTTCAAACTTACAAAAGATCAGATAAAAGTTATAAACGATATTAAAAATGATATTTCAAATACCAATCAGGCAAGACGTGTTGTTATTGGAGACGTAGGAAGTGGTAAAACAATCGTAATGCTTGCAACGGCTTATATGGCGGAAAAATCAATCATAATGTGCCCCACTTCCATACTTGCGAATCAAATATACGAAGAAGCAAATAAATATTTAAATGGACAATGGAAAACAAAAAACTCTGAAGCATTTAAAATTACCCTTGTTACTCAAAAAAGTAAATTTACTGAAGAGGATATTCAAAACTCCAACCTCCTGATAGGAACACATGCACTTTTATATCAAAACTTACCGCAGGTTAACGTTGTAATGGTTGATGAACAACACAGATTTGGAACAAATCAACGGGCAATGCTTGAAAAACTTACATCTAACGGTAACCGAGTTCCTCATTATTTTCAGTTTTCAGCCACTCCTATACCAAGAACCCAGGCCTTGATAATGAGTAGTTTCGTAAATGTAAGCTTGATAAAAGAACTACCTTTTAAAAAAGACATAGACACTTATATAATTTCAAAAGAAGATTTTAAAAGCTTAATAGCACATATACAAAATGAAATAGCTAAAGGAAACCAGATCGTCGTCGTTTATCCTCTTGTAGAAGAATCTGATAATTTCAATTATCAAAGTATTGAAGAAGGAAAAGATTTCTGGCTTAAATATTTTGACGGAGTCTATATAACCCACGGAAAAGACAAAAATAAAGAAGAAGTGCTTGTAGAATTCAGGGAAAAAGGAAACATTCTCATAACAACAACGGTAATAGAGGTAGGTATATCACTACCCCGCCTTACAACAATAGTTATTGTAGGAGCCGAAAGACTCGGATTGGCAACACTGCACCAATTAAGAGGAAGAGTGGGAAGATACGGACAAAAGGGATACTGCTTTTTATATACAAACGATAAAAACAACAAACGTCTTGAAGCATTTGCCAATACGCTTGACGGATTCAAAATTGCTGAACTTGATTTGGAATTTAGAAAATCGGGTGATTTACTCGACGGAAAAGCCCAAAGTGGAGAAAGTTTTAAATATTTTGATGAGGTAAAAGATTTACATATCCTGGAAGATGTTAAAAGATATATAGGCTAA
- the rsmH gene encoding 16S rRNA (cytosine(1402)-N(4))-methyltransferase RsmH — MRIEDIPHIPVLLNETIGLYNDMPENGYFIDCTLGFGGHSEAILEKYPNIKLIGIDQDAEAMHFAKNRLARFGDRVQFINKRASSALEELPEDLPVSGILADIGVSSYQLDNKERGFTFESEELDMRMDKTQDFSAKDVVNFYSKEDLERIIKNYGECRRFKKVVSAIISKRPIKSNRELADILGHIGLRDKKDLAKIFQAIRIEVNNELNELEKILKNAKKLAKNGTILGIITFHSLEDRIVKNTFKEWSKKCICPPEAIRCECGGNNQLGKILTKKPLVASKEEIKMNPRSRSAKLRGFQFIRG; from the coding sequence TTGAGAATTGAAGATATACCTCATATACCTGTTTTGTTGAATGAAACGATAGGTCTTTATAATGATATGCCGGAAAACGGATATTTTATTGACTGTACTTTAGGATTCGGCGGACATAGTGAAGCTATTTTGGAAAAATATCCTAATATTAAACTTATCGGAATAGATCAGGATGCGGAAGCTATGCATTTTGCTAAAAATAGATTGGCAAGGTTTGGTGATAGGGTACAGTTTATAAATAAAAGAGCTTCGAGCGCTTTGGAAGAGCTCCCGGAAGATTTACCTGTTTCAGGTATACTTGCGGATATCGGTGTTAGCAGTTATCAATTGGATAATAAAGAAAGAGGTTTTACATTTGAGAGTGAAGAACTCGATATGAGAATGGATAAAACTCAGGATTTTAGTGCAAAAGATGTAGTTAATTTTTATTCAAAAGAAGATTTAGAAAGAATTATTAAAAATTACGGAGAATGTAGAAGATTTAAAAAAGTTGTTAGTGCTATAATTTCAAAAAGACCTATTAAGTCGAATAGGGAACTTGCCGATATATTAGGACATATAGGCCTAAGAGATAAAAAAGATTTGGCAAAAATTTTTCAAGCTATCAGAATAGAAGTAAATAATGAACTGAATGAACTTGAAAAAATTTTAAAAAATGCTAAAAAATTAGCGAAAAACGGTACTATTTTAGGTATAATAACTTTCCATTCATTGGAAGATAGAATAGTAAAAAACACTTTTAAAGAATGGTCTAAAAAATGTATTTGTCCTCCGGAGGCCATTAGATGTGAATGCGGAGGAAATAATCAACTTGGAAAAATACTAACAAAAAAACCTCTGGTTGCTTCAAAAGAGGAAATAAAAATGAATCCGAGAAGCAGAAGTGCAAAACTTAGGGGGTTTCAATTTATTAGGGGATAG
- the murC gene encoding UDP-N-acetylmuramate--L-alanine ligase: protein MNIHFVGIGGIGLSGLARYMQKKGHSVSGSDIAETKLIEALRKEGIKINIPHSAKYINNQDIVVHTAVAKPDNPELVEAKKRGIKTFSRREFLPYVVNDKKVLSVCGAHGKSTTSSMLASILPKTNAIIGAESKDFGSNMRYTGSDYLVFESDESDGSFIDSNPYIAIVTNTEPEHMEYYNHDLKLFYRHYEEFLKKAKIRVVNADDEFIKTLDFPMKKVSIKDAKNIRYEIIDNKPKTVFEYKNYDFEVYGFGEHLVLDALLAIEAANELITMEEIQKNIKNYHGIKKRFDILQNCENFILIDDYGHHPTEIKATLHSAKIFAKLNGIDKVSVIWQPHKYSRTIDNLDAFIECFNEADELVILPVWEAGEEPVDIDFETLFSKHRPIFAKRIKADSNNIMLINENGNTIKEINEGLVIGFGAGDITYQLRGLI, encoded by the coding sequence ATGAATATACATTTTGTCGGAATAGGGGGTATAGGTTTAAGCGGACTGGCAAGGTATATGCAAAAAAAAGGTCATTCAGTTTCTGGCAGTGATATTGCAGAAACAAAATTAATTGAAGCATTGAGAAAAGAAGGTATAAAAATCAATATTCCTCATTCGGCTAAATATATAAATAATCAAGACATAGTTGTACACACGGCAGTGGCAAAACCTGATAACCCTGAACTTGTCGAAGCTAAAAAAAGAGGGATTAAAACTTTTAGTAGAAGAGAATTTTTACCTTATGTAGTAAATGATAAAAAAGTATTATCGGTATGTGGAGCTCACGGTAAAAGTACTACATCGTCCATGTTGGCTTCAATATTGCCTAAAACTAACGCAATCATTGGTGCTGAAAGTAAAGATTTCGGCAGTAATATGAGATATACCGGGAGTGATTATTTGGTTTTTGAATCAGATGAAAGTGACGGCAGTTTTATCGATTCAAATCCTTATATCGCAATTGTTACTAACACAGAACCCGAACATATGGAATATTATAATCATGATCTTAAACTGTTTTATAGACATTATGAAGAGTTTTTAAAAAAAGCAAAGATTAGAGTGGTAAACGCTGATGATGAATTTATAAAAACACTTGATTTTCCTATGAAAAAAGTTTCTATTAAAGATGCTAAAAATATTCGTTATGAAATAATTGATAATAAACCTAAGACAGTTTTTGAATATAAAAATTACGATTTTGAAGTTTACGGATTTGGAGAGCATTTGGTTCTTGACGCTCTTCTGGCTATTGAGGCCGCTAATGAGTTAATTACAATGGAAGAAATACAAAAAAATATAAAAAATTACCATGGAATAAAAAAACGCTTTGATATTTTACAAAACTGCGAGAATTTTATTTTGATTGACGATTACGGTCATCATCCGACAGAAATAAAAGCAACACTTCACAGTGCTAAAATATTTGCAAAACTAAACGGTATTGATAAAGTAAGCGTAATCTGGCAGCCGCATAAATACAGCAGAACAATAGACAATCTTGATGCGTTTATTGAGTGTTTTAATGAAGCGGATGAGCTTGTGATTCTTCCTGTATGGGAAGCTGGTGAAGAACCAGTAGATATAGACTTTGAAACACTTTTTTCAAAACATAGACCAATATTTGCTAAACGTATAAAAGCAGATAGTAATAATATTATGTTAATTAATGAAAACGGTAATACAATCAAAGAGATTAACGAAGGGCTTGTAATCGGATTCGGAGCGGGGGATATAACTTATCAGTTGAGAGGGTTGATTTAA
- a CDS encoding efflux RND transporter permease subunit, which produces MKRFIEFFIKKAVFTHVLFLIVIISSIIAYKNVAKELFPPATLDKILIQGAYPGASPKTLDKMAVTQIEDDLKSYQEVSSIESVIRNGSFTITVNLKPNANKLELLSEYKTITSNLKKDLPSDMNEPSVTIAKKAFPLMFISVASNVLNKDELLNHADNIKKILSQIKDLTQIDIRGDSDKNIYFELNNKKIEALGINKSQLINVLSQVSTIFPVGKIEGSTHYFISMYSKNVNDFKNMIINVGNIKVRLKDIADIKKKYETPTQIGKYNGIPNITIDVRKGESGDAIAISKKIRNILKNYHLKHPEITFGISTDTSKWVRNRFNTVVSNIIFGLILVFFIMWIFLNWRISLVVTLGIPTSFAIAMIALDYYNFSLNLLSMLGALIALGMIVDEAIVVGENIYRHMQMGKSKTEAAIDGTVEVFWPVVAAAMTTVLAFLPMLLIKGEIGVFIKILPVMITILILSSLFEAFIFLPLHSKEILKVEESKKDIFWQKFSLFYKNLLKYFFKFRYIALFFFLVMVPVLIAIGMKHSKFQLFPDFDASQIYVNGKFESNYTITQTAKAIKKIEEDLKKYVGKDVEGFTTVVGMQMNNKGEANVGENYFHIFVDLNDKKPTDVYNKYIAPIFQPIKVENQIRTHTAQQLSHMFKKDFADIKIPGMVELNVIVPQAGVVKSDIVISIGGQSQEKIIEAIKKLETVMKKIKGVYNIYDDAELGADELKLKINSYGQKLGFTQVGLFNELRGFFAEAEFDKTFDKDGIVKIILKDKNKDSFNELKTFRVTIPGTNRYIELNKVCDFIITKAFKKLHKYDGIAAKTVYATLNKKIITTADFYVKVNPLLKEFKKEGLIVIIGGAAKTSKEFIKDLKEALVVAILLIFLILVLMFNSAILPFVIISVIPLSFLGVIIGNMIMDMNMTMLGMIGIVGLAGVVVNDGIVMIDFIKKAKNLDEVLEYASHRLRPVLLTSITTFFGLLTLMFFPSGQSAILQPLAIALGFGLAWGTILNLFYLPIFYYVLRRKHLHK; this is translated from the coding sequence ATGAAAAGATTTATAGAATTTTTTATAAAAAAAGCAGTATTTACTCATGTGTTATTTTTAATAGTAATTATTTCCTCTATAATTGCATATAAAAATGTTGCAAAAGAATTGTTTCCTCCTGCAACGCTTGATAAAATTCTTATTCAGGGTGCCTATCCGGGTGCAAGTCCTAAAACTCTTGATAAAATGGCCGTAACACAAATAGAGGATGACTTAAAGTCTTACCAGGAAGTCTCTTCAATAGAAAGTGTAATAAGAAACGGTAGCTTTACTATAACCGTTAACCTTAAACCGAACGCAAATAAACTTGAGCTTTTAAGCGAGTATAAAACTATTACTTCAAATCTTAAAAAAGATCTACCGAGTGATATGAACGAACCGAGTGTTACTATAGCTAAAAAGGCTTTTCCATTAATGTTTATTTCCGTTGCAAGTAATGTATTAAATAAAGACGAGCTTTTAAATCACGCGGATAATATAAAAAAAATTCTTAGTCAAATAAAAGATTTAACTCAAATAGACATTAGAGGAGATAGCGATAAAAATATCTATTTTGAACTGAATAACAAAAAAATTGAGGCATTAGGAATTAACAAATCTCAATTGATCAATGTACTTTCACAAGTATCGACGATATTTCCTGTAGGTAAAATTGAAGGTAGTACACATTATTTTATATCGATGTATTCTAAAAACGTAAACGATTTTAAAAATATGATTATAAATGTCGGAAATATAAAAGTCAGATTGAAAGATATAGCAGATATTAAAAAGAAATATGAAACACCTACACAAATAGGTAAGTATAACGGTATTCCAAACATTACGATAGACGTAAGAAAAGGTGAAAGCGGAGATGCTATAGCCATAAGTAAAAAAATCAGAAATATTCTTAAAAACTATCATTTAAAACATCCTGAAATAACATTCGGTATTTCAACCGATACCAGTAAATGGGTTAGAAACAGGTTTAATACTGTCGTTAGCAATATTATTTTCGGTTTAATTTTGGTATTTTTTATTATGTGGATATTTTTAAACTGGAGAATTTCACTTGTTGTAACTCTCGGTATTCCTACTTCTTTTGCAATTGCAATGATTGCGCTTGATTATTATAATTTTTCCCTTAACCTTCTTTCTATGCTCGGAGCTTTGATTGCACTTGGAATGATTGTAGATGAAGCTATAGTTGTAGGTGAAAACATATATCGCCATATGCAAATGGGAAAAAGTAAAACTGAAGCAGCGATAGACGGTACTGTTGAGGTGTTTTGGCCTGTGGTTGCGGCAGCAATGACTACTGTTTTAGCTTTTTTACCTATGTTGTTAATAAAAGGTGAAATAGGTGTATTTATAAAAATACTTCCTGTTATGATTACAATTTTGATTTTAAGTTCGTTATTTGAAGCATTTATATTTTTACCTTTACATTCAAAGGAGATTTTAAAGGTAGAAGAGTCTAAAAAAGATATTTTTTGGCAAAAGTTTTCACTGTTTTATAAAAATTTATTAAAGTATTTCTTTAAATTCAGATATATAGCTTTATTCTTCTTTCTTGTTATGGTTCCCGTTTTAATCGCCATAGGAATGAAACATTCGAAGTTTCAGTTGTTTCCGGATTTTGATGCAAGTCAGATATATGTTAACGGTAAATTTGAAAGCAATTACACAATAACGCAAACGGCAAAAGCAATTAAAAAAATAGAAGAAGATTTAAAAAAATATGTTGGAAAAGATGTTGAAGGTTTTACAACGGTAGTCGGAATGCAGATGAACAACAAGGGTGAAGCAAATGTAGGTGAAAATTACTTTCATATATTTGTTGATTTAAACGATAAAAAACCTACTGATGTGTATAATAAATATATCGCACCCATATTTCAGCCTATAAAGGTAGAAAATCAAATAAGAACACATACCGCTCAACAGCTTTCACATATGTTTAAAAAAGATTTTGCTGATATAAAAATACCGGGAATGGTTGAACTTAACGTAATTGTACCTCAGGCAGGAGTGGTAAAAAGCGACATTGTTATAAGTATAGGAGGCCAGTCTCAGGAAAAAATAATTGAAGCCATCAAAAAATTAGAAACAGTAATGAAAAAAATTAAAGGTGTTTATAACATATATGACGATGCAGAGTTGGGTGCCGATGAATTGAAACTAAAAATAAACTCATACGGCCAAAAACTCGGCTTTACTCAAGTAGGACTTTTTAACGAATTAAGGGGTTTTTTTGCGGAAGCGGAATTCGATAAGACATTTGATAAAGATGGTATCGTTAAAATAATACTTAAAGATAAAAACAAAGACTCCTTTAATGAACTAAAAACATTCAGGGTTACAATACCGGGAACCAATCGATATATCGAATTAAATAAAGTATGCGATTTTATTATTACAAAAGCGTTTAAAAAACTACATAAATATGATGGCATTGCGGCTAAAACAGTATATGCTACACTTAACAAAAAAATAATAACCACCGCAGATTTTTATGTGAAGGTAAACCCTTTGTTAAAAGAGTTTAAAAAAGAGGGTCTCATTGTTATTATTGGTGGTGCGGCTAAAACGAGTAAAGAGTTTATTAAAGATTTAAAAGAAGCTTTGGTTGTTGCAATATTACTGATCTTTTTAATATTGGTGCTTATGTTTAATTCAGCAATACTTCCATTTGTCATTATATCAGTAATACCTTTATCATTTTTGGGTGTGATAATCGGAAATATGATTATGGATATGAATATGACTATGCTTGGAATGATTGGTATCGTTGGACTTGCAGGTGTTGTTGTAAATGACGGTATTGTTATGATAGATTTTATTAAAAAGGCAAAAAACCTTGATGAAGTTTTAGAATATGCGTCTCATAGATTAAGACCTGTACTTTTAACATCAATTACAACATTTTTCGGATTGCTCACTTTAATGTTTTTCCCAAGCGGACAATCAGCGATTTTACAGCCTTTAGCTATTGCGTTAGGTTTCGGTTTGGCATGGGGAACTATATTGAATCTTTTTTATTTGCCTATTTTTTATTACGTATTAAGAAGAAAGCATCTACATAAATAG
- a CDS encoding succinyldiaminopimelate transaminase, whose protein sequence is MGEMFEKYPFEKLNELLKDIEPETEKRYILTIGEPQFETPEFIQKSLCENSKYLNKYPKTAGEDILKESMRGFVKRRYGIELKPQELLPTFGTREVLFNFPLFLKPKKTAFPNPFYQIYEGAAIAAGSRIKYLPLTKENNFKNRLSQLDGDEDFIILNSPNNPTASVMSLDELCEWVEYALEKNVIILSDECYSELYFDEKPASMLEACVKVGNNSFKNILVINSISKRSSAPGLRSGFIAGDGEILKNYLQFRTYVGCASPLPLQLAAAKAWSEDEHVEVFRKEYKKNFEIAKETLGIEIPKATFYIWLEVDDDIEFTKKAWKKGVKVMPGRFMGRNGAGEGYVRIALVYSPQETIEALKIIKELL, encoded by the coding sequence ATGGGTGAAATGTTTGAAAAATATCCGTTTGAAAAACTAAACGAACTTTTAAAAGATATCGAGCCTGAAACTGAAAAAAGATATATTCTAACAATAGGAGAGCCTCAGTTTGAGACTCCCGAGTTTATTCAAAAATCTTTATGTGAAAACTCAAAATATCTAAATAAATATCCTAAAACGGCAGGTGAAGATATATTAAAAGAATCTATGAGAGGGTTTGTAAAAAGAAGATACGGTATTGAATTAAAACCTCAGGAGCTTTTACCTACATTTGGTACAAGAGAAGTGCTTTTTAACTTTCCTTTGTTTTTAAAACCGAAAAAAACTGCTTTTCCGAATCCTTTTTACCAAATATATGAAGGTGCCGCAATTGCCGCTGGAAGTAGAATAAAATATTTGCCTCTTACAAAAGAAAACAATTTTAAAAACAGACTTTCTCAACTTGACGGTGATGAGGATTTTATAATTCTAAACTCACCTAATAATCCTACTGCGAGTGTAATGAGTCTTGATGAATTGTGCGAGTGGGTTGAGTATGCACTTGAAAAAAATGTAATTATATTAAGCGATGAGTGTTATAGTGAGCTTTATTTTGATGAAAAACCGGCTTCCATGTTGGAAGCGTGTGTAAAAGTTGGAAACAATTCATTTAAAAACATTCTTGTTATTAATTCAATATCAAAAAGAAGTTCGGCTCCCGGACTTAGAAGCGGATTTATTGCTGGTGATGGTGAAATATTAAAAAACTATTTACAGTTTAGAACGTATGTGGGGTGCGCTTCTCCGCTTCCTTTACAGCTTGCCGCCGCAAAAGCCTGGAGCGAAGATGAACATGTGGAAGTTTTTAGAAAAGAATATAAGAAAAATTTTGAAATAGCAAAAGAGACTTTAGGTATAGAAATCCCAAAAGCTACATTTTATATCTGGCTTGAAGTGGACGATGATATCGAGTTTACAAAAAAAGCATGGAAAAAAGGCGTTAAAGTAATGCCCGGACGCTTTATGGGTAGAAACGGTGCCGGAGAAGGATATGTAAGAATCGCACTTGTTTATTCTCCTCAAGAAACAATAGAAGCGTTAAAAATAATAAAGGAGCTATTATGA
- a CDS encoding class II aldolase/adducin family protein, with protein MVISTILDEYKLTAKILYEKNMLNLAVGSISLKLENDKMIINNQNKSVYEEDFCKIVHINKKDLSWKETSKDIEIHARIYKDLSYAKAILNVFPLNIITYSLEHTYFKPIDYQGQQILDKVKIIEIDDVQKWEENKDFIISKNLRDKNIVIIRGFGVYIIARDIKEAIKKAIILENSAAILLNSPH; from the coding sequence TTGGTAATTTCAACAATATTAGACGAATATAAATTAACAGCTAAAATACTATATGAAAAAAACATGTTAAACTTGGCTGTAGGAAGTATTTCATTGAAACTTGAAAATGACAAAATGATTATTAATAATCAAAATAAATCTGTTTACGAAGAAGATTTTTGTAAAATTGTCCATATTAATAAAAAAGATCTGTCATGGAAAGAAACATCTAAAGATATTGAGATCCATGCAAGAATTTATAAAGATTTATCTTATGCCAAAGCTATTTTGAATGTCTTTCCTCTTAATATTATCACTTATTCTTTAGAACACACCTATTTCAAACCTATAGATTACCAAGGTCAACAGATTTTAGATAAAGTAAAGATTATCGAAATAGACGACGTCCAGAAATGGGAAGAAAACAAAGATTTTATAATTTCAAAAAATCTAAGAGATAAAAATATAGTAATAATAAGAGGATTTGGTGTTTATATTATTGCAAGAGATATAAAAGAAGCAATTAAAAAAGCAATTATTCTGGAAAACTCGGCCGCTATTTTATTAAATAGTCCTCATTAA